The following proteins come from a genomic window of Microbacterium lemovicicum:
- a CDS encoding TIR domain-containing protein, with protein MEGAKEYEVALSFAGSERAYAAAVAEALRVAGVRTFYDEYEDEAVRLWGLDLAEEFHRIYSEASSVVVMFVSSEYRDRMWTRHERRSAIERALRERREYILPVQFDATQLPGISANIGYLASSAVTPEQLAERIQQKIVAIGGRIPARSGATSGWLADGANRVPGTTTVQVLDARESPIVGAQVALVRANETASFASTDTGGTASIMLPGREMVTAWIAHPDFRAGVVDSHDSASDLTVRLIQKPGYSSHIFETSTGYLPDFEGRLNPISDGARRYFYGDNIAANGTAANPALVELDVPLAVEDRQGRRRLLTFRGLTGHQSLLEVATHSA; from the coding sequence GTGGAAGGCGCGAAAGAGTATGAGGTGGCGCTGTCGTTCGCGGGTTCGGAGCGAGCATACGCAGCCGCGGTGGCGGAGGCGCTGCGAGTCGCCGGGGTCAGAACGTTCTACGACGAGTACGAGGACGAGGCTGTCCGCCTGTGGGGTCTTGACCTAGCCGAGGAATTCCATCGGATCTACAGTGAAGCGAGTTCTGTGGTGGTCATGTTCGTATCGTCCGAGTATCGGGATCGGATGTGGACTCGTCATGAACGGCGCTCCGCAATTGAGCGTGCTCTGCGCGAGCGCCGCGAGTACATCCTGCCTGTGCAGTTCGATGCGACCCAGCTCCCGGGAATTTCTGCGAACATCGGCTACCTGGCCTCTTCCGCTGTGACGCCGGAGCAACTTGCAGAGCGAATCCAACAGAAGATAGTCGCGATCGGTGGTCGCATCCCTGCCCGTTCCGGAGCCACCAGCGGCTGGTTAGCGGACGGCGCTAACCGGGTTCCTGGAACAACTACCGTGCAGGTATTAGATGCGCGCGAATCGCCGATCGTTGGCGCGCAGGTAGCTCTGGTCAGAGCGAACGAAACCGCTTCCTTCGCGTCTACTGACACCGGGGGCACTGCGAGCATCATGCTCCCAGGCCGGGAGATGGTCACGGCGTGGATCGCCCATCCCGATTTCCGTGCTGGAGTGGTGGACAGCCATGATTCCGCGTCGGACCTGACCGTTCGCCTAATTCAGAAGCCGGGCTACTCCAGTCACATCTTCGAAACGTCGACCGGCTATTTGCCTGACTTTGAGGGTCGCTTGAATCCCATCTCCGATGGGGCGCGGAGATATTTCTATGGTGACAACATCGCCGCAAACGGCACAGCCGCAAACCCTGCCCTTGTCGAACTCGATGTCCCTCTCGCAGTCGAGGACCGGCAGGGACGTAGACGGCTGCTCACCTTCCGTGGATTGACTGGTCACCAGAGCCTGCTAGAAGTCGCTACTCACTCAGCGTGA
- a CDS encoding DUF3800 domain-containing protein, producing the protein MTISRMIYVDDSGSVDQGLIVYGWLEVSPERWRYALRTILELRKELYRDHKVPPATELHATKFVNGRNRIATTAGDGPAEWKTLGRAVAEQCLQVLADSPDIKVGAVWRGTNATGRAYYEERGEVYRELINGWNDDHRADDSYVFVSMDGNGSDPTYFDAHRSLPLDTRHIIEDPMMHDSGRSQWVQMADLVAYTAYAHLNRHQGNRFGWSWYEDYLRPKDVNGGPKRL; encoded by the coding sequence ATGACCATCTCCCGCATGATCTACGTCGATGACTCCGGCTCCGTCGACCAGGGGCTCATCGTCTACGGCTGGCTCGAGGTCAGCCCGGAGCGATGGCGATACGCACTGCGGACCATCCTCGAACTGCGCAAGGAGCTGTACCGAGACCACAAGGTCCCGCCGGCGACCGAACTGCACGCGACCAAGTTCGTCAACGGTCGAAACCGAATCGCGACCACCGCGGGTGACGGTCCCGCGGAGTGGAAGACCCTCGGACGCGCCGTCGCTGAACAGTGCCTCCAGGTCCTCGCCGACAGCCCCGACATCAAGGTCGGCGCTGTGTGGAGGGGCACCAACGCCACAGGCCGCGCCTACTACGAGGAACGTGGCGAGGTCTACCGCGAGCTCATCAATGGGTGGAACGACGACCACCGCGCCGACGACAGCTACGTGTTCGTCAGCATGGACGGCAACGGATCAGACCCCACCTACTTCGACGCCCACCGATCCCTGCCGCTCGACACACGCCACATCATCGAGGACCCGATGATGCACGACTCCGGCCGGTCCCAATGGGTCCAGATGGCCGACCTCGTCGCGTACACGGCCTACGCGCACCTGAACCGGCACCAGGGGAACCGGTTCGGCTGGAGCTGGTATGAGGACTACCTGCGCCCGAAAGACGTCAACGGCGGCCCGAAGCGACTCTGA
- a CDS encoding ArsR family transcriptional regulator, with protein MIVDMTSETNRATPAETRADITRLSARGYTQLRQVLVQLPDTEDPRASTLARMLSERKHRPLLLYIMLLTCWPWLEDRREPLPGGFWVRALTAPGAPTWSPSTLSRSWGELEELGLITKPEKREGRLMRPTPRREDGAVVEGGGVPYDAPGGRRDRCNTYFALPDEFWTEEIFAKLSLPALVMLLLVAKETQSKPEVWLTYDRIEDWYGIKQKSAQNGLTDLRKAGLLHRRIEEVKTTFSATGSTVHMWYSLKGPFGREARLALQDRAAKERKKRLKRAARAKNTPPKEQP; from the coding sequence TTGATCGTCGACATGACATCGGAAACGAATCGCGCCACTCCGGCAGAGACCAGGGCTGACATCACGCGCCTGTCCGCTCGCGGCTACACGCAGCTTCGTCAGGTGCTCGTCCAGCTTCCGGACACGGAAGACCCTCGTGCATCCACGCTCGCACGCATGCTCAGCGAACGCAAGCACCGCCCGCTGTTGCTCTACATCATGCTGCTGACGTGCTGGCCCTGGCTCGAGGACCGCCGCGAACCGCTGCCGGGCGGCTTCTGGGTTCGCGCTCTCACCGCGCCCGGCGCACCGACATGGTCGCCGTCGACGCTGTCTCGCTCCTGGGGCGAGCTCGAAGAGCTTGGACTCATCACCAAGCCCGAGAAGCGCGAGGGTCGCTTGATGCGCCCCACGCCGCGTCGTGAAGACGGCGCGGTCGTCGAGGGAGGCGGCGTCCCGTACGACGCACCCGGAGGCCGGCGCGACCGCTGCAACACCTACTTCGCTCTCCCCGACGAATTCTGGACGGAAGAAATTTTCGCCAAGCTGTCGCTGCCCGCGCTCGTCATGCTCCTGCTCGTGGCGAAAGAGACTCAGAGCAAGCCCGAGGTCTGGCTCACCTACGACCGCATCGAAGACTGGTACGGGATCAAGCAGAAGTCCGCGCAGAACGGCCTCACGGATCTGCGGAAGGCGGGTCTGCTGCACCGCCGCATCGAAGAGGTGAAGACCACATTCTCCGCCACCGGCAGCACTGTCCACATGTGGTACTCGCTCAAAGGACCGTTCGGCCGTGAAGCGCGTCTCGCCCTCCAGGACCGCGCCGCGAAAGAACGAAAGAAACGACTCAAGCGCGCCGCCCGCGCGAAGAACACACCCCCGAAGGAACAGCCATGA
- a CDS encoding relaxase domain-containing protein has protein sequence MTRFIVEDGEVSADALSAGALRVWLAGHDPISGQERGRPHLRAESDLLLDATLNHPRSYSIAALLHPELSVEFEALQDRIRDRTVVLWQQELNARRRHGGLIREDISRLEVVELQHRRSRALDPHIHRHLWLNVKVRGRDGQWTNVDSRVAMKFHTVINAEGELAARTDPQWLTALARHGYTIDADGEITELAALVAPLSRRSAQIEANRARLIAEWQAAHGGATPSLAVLQQIDRRAWAVARPDKPAVLDEESWERAVREELQGLDPSIGHPRSLSPLAAIPLGHLDVNLLAAMAVVDANDRSRSSGGRFSLYDLHAGALRALSRTGVIVDRAELNDVQHCIIATAMSSVVRLTSEQNVPGHVKQYMATNTLRSKVRLARDFDLIATPGPSVPRADLRTAATRVLDADRLDASQLDAASAIAGHAGLVTVTGPAGAGKTTMLRLAHHALRARRRRMLVVAPTRTAASIAAEEIGATATSLHALLYDHGFRWTKNAAGAQVWTRLAPGDTDPTTGASYSGATKYPLHKGGPNRCG, from the coding sequence GTGACGCGGTTCATTGTCGAGGACGGCGAGGTCTCGGCGGACGCGCTCTCGGCGGGGGCGTTGCGAGTATGGCTGGCCGGTCACGACCCGATCTCGGGGCAGGAGCGGGGGAGACCGCACCTGCGCGCGGAGTCGGATCTGCTGTTGGACGCGACGCTGAATCACCCGAGGTCGTACAGCATCGCCGCCCTGCTGCACCCCGAACTCTCAGTGGAGTTCGAGGCTCTGCAGGACCGCATCCGCGACCGCACCGTCGTCCTGTGGCAGCAGGAGCTGAACGCCCGCCGCCGACACGGCGGCCTCATCCGCGAGGACATCTCCCGGCTCGAAGTCGTGGAGCTGCAGCACCGCCGCTCCCGCGCCCTGGACCCCCACATTCACCGGCACCTGTGGCTGAACGTCAAAGTCCGCGGCCGGGATGGGCAGTGGACGAATGTCGATTCGCGGGTGGCGATGAAGTTCCACACCGTCATCAACGCCGAGGGCGAGTTAGCCGCCCGCACCGACCCGCAATGGTTGACAGCCCTCGCGCGGCACGGGTACACGATCGACGCCGACGGGGAGATTACGGAGTTGGCTGCGCTGGTGGCGCCGCTGTCGCGCCGGTCGGCGCAGATCGAAGCGAACCGTGCCCGTCTGATCGCGGAATGGCAGGCAGCACACGGGGGCGCGACGCCGAGCCTGGCGGTGTTGCAACAGATCGACCGGCGCGCGTGGGCGGTCGCCCGACCGGACAAGCCCGCCGTCTTGGACGAAGAGTCCTGGGAGCGTGCCGTTCGCGAAGAACTCCAGGGCCTCGATCCCTCGATCGGTCACCCCCGCTCACTTTCGCCGCTCGCCGCGATTCCGCTTGGCCACCTGGACGTGAACCTGTTGGCGGCGATGGCGGTGGTGGATGCGAATGACCGGTCGCGGAGCTCAGGCGGACGCTTCAGCCTGTACGACCTCCATGCCGGCGCCCTTCGGGCCCTCTCCCGCACCGGCGTCATCGTTGACCGCGCAGAGCTGAACGATGTACAGCACTGCATCATCGCGACAGCGATGTCTTCAGTAGTGCGGTTAACGAGCGAGCAGAACGTGCCCGGGCATGTAAAGCAATACATGGCCACAAACACGCTCCGCTCGAAGGTGCGGCTGGCTCGCGATTTCGACCTGATCGCCACCCCCGGCCCCTCCGTCCCACGCGCCGATCTCCGAACCGCGGCAACACGGGTACTCGACGCCGACCGCCTTGACGCCTCTCAGCTCGACGCGGCCTCGGCCATCGCCGGGCATGCCGGGCTTGTCACGGTCACAGGCCCGGCCGGTGCAGGCAAAACCACGATGCTCCGCCTCGCCCACCACGCCCTCCGGGCCCGGCGGCGGCGCATGCTGGTTGTCGCTCCCACCCGGACGGCCGCGTCCATCGCCGCCGAAGAGATCGGCGCGACGGCCACGAGCCTGCACGCCCTTCTCTACGACCACGGGTTCCGATGGACTAAGAACGCCGCCGGTGCTCAGGTGTGGACCCGCCTCGCACCCGGCGACACCGACCCGACCACCGGCGCCAGCTACTCCGGTGCTACGAAGTATCCCCTGCACAAGGGGGGACCGAATCGTTGTGGATGA
- a CDS encoding AAA family ATPase has protein sequence MMDLQTAEALTTITLESRVGLALVGDPHQAAPVGHTGAMVIATRATSTAIELDTVHRFRDPAYAALTLHLRNPRDHEHALEIAQTLNDTGHVIRVDSTDAARTAMVNAYFDTHAHGHTVALICGTNSEVDAVNTLIQEQRVTSGQLGAATAAWGRGEQRLLEGDTVQTRRNDRSSGVENRATWIIHRIHPDRIDLVSPTDAGEHRWITHDYAADHVQLAYASTVHGIQGDTTHTAIVGHDVNAAGLYVGLTRGRHHNTAITLAHTDHAAINQLANTMLRGHDETSITQSVNSVRDELRRSARQAPQTQALRAHGTSLAR, from the coding sequence ATGATGGACCTGCAGACCGCCGAAGCCCTCACCACCATCACCCTCGAATCTCGGGTGGGACTCGCTCTCGTGGGCGATCCGCACCAGGCCGCGCCCGTCGGACACACCGGCGCGATGGTGATCGCAACCCGCGCCACCTCCACCGCGATCGAACTCGACACCGTACACCGGTTCCGCGACCCCGCCTACGCCGCCCTCACCCTCCATCTCCGCAATCCCCGCGACCACGAGCACGCACTCGAAATCGCCCAGACACTCAACGACACTGGCCACGTCATCCGGGTCGACAGCACGGACGCCGCTCGGACCGCGATGGTCAACGCCTACTTCGACACTCACGCTCACGGGCACACTGTCGCGCTAATCTGCGGCACCAACAGCGAAGTCGACGCCGTCAACACCCTCATCCAGGAGCAGCGCGTCACGTCCGGGCAGCTCGGCGCGGCAACAGCGGCGTGGGGGAGAGGCGAGCAGCGGCTCCTCGAAGGTGACACCGTCCAAACCCGACGCAACGACCGGAGCAGTGGCGTGGAAAACCGGGCCACCTGGATCATCCACCGCATCCACCCCGACCGCATCGACCTGGTCTCACCCACCGACGCAGGCGAACACCGATGGATCACCCACGACTACGCCGCAGACCATGTCCAGCTCGCCTACGCGTCCACCGTGCACGGCATCCAAGGCGACACCACCCACACCGCCATCGTCGGCCACGACGTCAACGCCGCTGGCCTGTACGTTGGCCTCACCCGCGGACGCCATCACAACACCGCAATCACCCTCGCACACACGGACCACGCCGCGATCAACCAGCTCGCCAACACGATGCTCCGCGGCCATGACGAAACCAGCATCACCCAGTCCGTCAATTCGGTCCGCGACGAGCTCAGACGCTCCGCACGCCAAGCCCCACAAACTCAGGCGCTACGCGCGCATGGGACCAGCCTCGCTCGATGA